The uncultured Methanomethylovorans sp. genome contains a region encoding:
- a CDS encoding TetR/AcrR family transcriptional regulator, with the protein MDVEQQILDAALKVFASEGYSGATTRRIAEEANVAEVTLFRKFQSKENLLKEVLIKNKAPESDYLFTINSGSDIETDLSNLGRQIKKIMNHKKKDYKHRMFMFMLIEEGRKMPEVAEILSSFFQMNLSRLTEYFELQLKCGKIRDVNPRSAALAFISYFAYTSLLKGYVQVDDDKEFEGFIDIFTKGVLKIGEHR; encoded by the coding sequence ATGGATGTAGAACAACAGATTTTGGATGCTGCTTTAAAGGTGTTTGCCAGCGAGGGCTATTCTGGTGCTACTACCCGCAGGATAGCGGAAGAGGCAAATGTTGCCGAAGTTACCTTGTTTAGAAAATTCCAATCTAAAGAGAATCTGCTTAAAGAGGTTCTGATCAAGAACAAAGCTCCAGAATCTGATTATCTATTCACGATTAATTCAGGTTCAGATATTGAAACTGATCTTTCTAATTTAGGCAGGCAAATTAAAAAAATAATGAATCATAAGAAAAAAGATTACAAACATCGTATGTTTATGTTCATGTTGATAGAGGAAGGAAGGAAGATGCCTGAGGTTGCTGAGATCCTATCATCTTTTTTTCAAATGAATTTGTCTCGCCTAACCGAATACTTTGAGCTTCAACTAAAATGTGGAAAAATACGTGATGTAAATCCGCGGTCAGCAGCGCTGGCGTTTATAAGCTATTTTGCTTACACCTCTTTATTGAAGGGGTATGTCCAGGTCGATGACGATAAAGAATTTGAAGGATTTATTGACATATTTACAAAAGGTGTCCTGAAGATAGGGGAGCACAGGTGA
- a CDS encoding ABC transporter ATP-binding protein, producing MEAIIEVRNLAKVFHSRGRKIVAVEDVSFDVRKGEIFGMIGPNGAGKSTTFSMLTTLIKPTSGSIKVAGFDVYKEDEKIRPIIGIVPQKLSLYSDLTARENLEFMGKLYNVPKNLMDERIDYYLKLVGLENHADRFTGGFSGGMKQRLSVICAVLHEPQIIFWDEPSTGLDPQTRQAIWKLAKKFNGEGKTLVFTTHYMEEADNLCDRVAVMNLGKMVALDTPANLKEKSGSSNLEEVFMHLTGEEVRD from the coding sequence ATGGAAGCAATTATTGAGGTCAGGAATCTTGCCAAGGTCTTTCATTCGAGAGGAAGGAAAATTGTCGCAGTAGAGGACGTAAGTTTCGATGTACGTAAGGGAGAAATATTTGGCATGATAGGGCCCAACGGAGCTGGTAAATCTACTACGTTTTCCATGCTAACTACTTTAATAAAGCCAACAAGCGGCAGTATAAAAGTTGCGGGTTTTGATGTTTATAAAGAGGATGAAAAGATCAGACCTATCATAGGTATAGTCCCTCAGAAACTCAGTCTTTATTCAGATCTTACAGCCAGAGAGAATCTGGAATTTATGGGTAAACTCTATAATGTACCAAAAAATCTCATGGATGAGCGAATAGATTACTACTTAAAACTTGTAGGTCTCGAAAACCATGCAGATCGTTTTACCGGAGGCTTTTCAGGCGGTATGAAACAACGTCTTTCCGTTATCTGTGCAGTGCTGCACGAGCCTCAGATCATATTTTGGGACGAGCCTTCAACAGGTCTTGATCCACAAACCAGGCAGGCTATATGGAAACTTGCCAAAAAGTTCAATGGAGAAGGAAAAACCCTGGTCTTTACAACCCACTACATGGAAGAGGCAGATAATCTATGTGACAGGGTTGCTGTGATGAACTTAGGTAAAATGGTAGCTCTGGATACTCCGGCAAATTTAAAAGAAAAGTCAGGAAGTTCAAACCTCGAAGAAGTATTTATGCACTTGACTGGAGAAGAGGTGCGTGATTAA
- a CDS encoding ABC transporter permease encodes MTITTELKHAWIITIKEFKLLSRKKALLIPLILFPIIMIIFFGYGMGGTVKNAPILIVNDDTGTASNSLVQQIGSYTGKYNGEPMFSITYAKDMSRSKAESQIDAGVYKAVLLIPSYYSDKLAKNESISLTLLTDSSDTTTSGIITNFMRQLFSKAGLVSLTVPNIYGNLEYLDFLTPAVIALTVFMGSVATTGSAIAGEKEDGTIVRMLMTPVSKRAVILGKTIYQLIMQLGRAVILILAAYFLVGFHMNGSWLLVALVLVIFTLGGVGMGIVMSTRVDDMESFFQLNMLVTLPSMFVTGVFFPLSSVPDWMRYIAYCLPLTYANDAMRTIMIKGQGLGAISTDLIILSLFALITFTAGVHLFRREA; translated from the coding sequence ATGACGATAACGACTGAACTAAAGCATGCGTGGATAATAACGATAAAGGAATTCAAGCTTCTTTCAAGAAAGAAAGCACTTTTGATCCCTTTAATCTTATTTCCAATTATCATGATCATCTTCTTTGGCTACGGCATGGGCGGTACTGTAAAGAATGCTCCCATTCTCATCGTCAACGACGATACTGGTACAGCTTCAAATTCCCTTGTTCAACAGATCGGTAGCTATACTGGCAAGTACAATGGAGAGCCGATGTTCTCCATAACCTATGCGAAGGACATGTCACGATCCAAAGCCGAGAGTCAGATCGATGCAGGAGTGTATAAAGCTGTTCTATTGATCCCTTCATATTATAGTGATAAACTAGCGAAAAATGAAAGCATTAGCCTTACTCTTTTGACTGATTCTTCAGACACTACTACAAGTGGCATCATCACAAATTTTATGAGGCAATTATTCTCAAAAGCTGGTTTAGTTTCTTTAACTGTTCCAAATATTTATGGTAATCTTGAATACCTGGATTTCCTGACACCGGCAGTTATAGCCCTTACTGTGTTTATGGGTTCTGTAGCCACCACAGGTTCAGCTATTGCAGGAGAAAAAGAAGATGGTACAATTGTTCGCATGCTGATGACGCCTGTCAGCAAAAGAGCGGTAATTCTCGGAAAAACGATATACCAGCTCATAATGCAATTGGGCAGAGCTGTTATTCTAATACTTGCAGCATATTTCCTTGTGGGATTCCATATGAATGGTAGTTGGCTACTTGTTGCTTTGGTGCTTGTTATATTCACTCTTGGTGGTGTGGGTATGGGTATAGTCATGTCCACAAGAGTAGACGATATGGAGTCATTCTTCCAGCTAAACATGCTGGTCACTCTTCCATCCATGTTTGTTACGGGTGTATTTTTCCCATTGAGTTCAGTTCCGGACTGGATGCGTTATATAGCTTATTGCCTGCCCCTTACCTATGCAAATGATGCTATGCGTACTATCATGATCAAGGGTCAGGGACTGGGCGCCATATCCACAGATCTGATAATACTCTCACTCTTCGCACTTATTACTTTCACAGCAGGTGTCCATCTTTTCAGGAGGGAAGCATAA